The genomic interval GGCGCTCGCATCCGCGGTCGCCGAGCATCTCCTCGACGGGCCGGAGGGCGGGCGGCTGAGACGGACCGGCAGGCTGCCGCTCGCGCTCGTCGGCGACGGCGCGCACTCGCGCTTCCAGGACCGACCCAGAGGCTATGTCTCGGTGCACGGCAGCGGCAGCGTCGCCGCGCTCGGCTCGGCCGTCGGCGGCGGGGTGGACCACCGCCGCTTCCGCTCGAACATCGTCATCGACGGGCTGCCCGCGTGGGAGGAGCTGCGCTGGTCGGGCCGGGTGCGGATCGGCGGCCTCGTCTTCCGCACCGAGGGACCGATCGTGCGCTGCCTCGCGACCCATGCGAACCCGGACACCGGAGTCCGCGATCTCCGGGTGCTCACGACGCTCACCCGCGAGCTCGGACAGGAGGAGCCCACGCTCGGCCGCCTGCTGCTTCCCGAGGGGTCCGCCCCGGCCCGCGCCGGCACCCCCGAGGGCGCCGTGGCGCTCGGCGTCATCCGGCTCGGGGACGTCGTCGAAGTCCTCTAATCGCGCGACGCGCGCGCCCTCGGACTCGGCATGATCCCCGGATGCTGCTAGAATCGGTTCTCGGCTTGCGTGTGGCTCACACCACACCACCCGCTCGGCGCCCTCTCTCGCTTCGCGGACTCCCCGTCAAACCTGTACTGAAGGACACAACCCAACGTGGCAAACATCAAGTCGCAGATCAAGCGCATCAAGACCAACCGCAAGGCGACCGAGCGGAACAAGGCCTACAAGAGCGAGCTGCGCACCGTCGTGCGCCAGGCGCGCGAGGCCATCGCGACCGGCGACAAGGCTGCGGCGGAGGCCAAGGTCCTCCTCGCCGGGAAGAAGCTCGACAAGGCCGTCTCCAAGGGCGTCATCCACAAGAACCAGGCCGCCAACCGCAAGTCGCGGCTCGCGGTGAAGGTCGCGGCGCTCTAAGCGACCCCGGCCGCCACGGATCAGCCCCGCTCCGGCGGGGCTTTTTCGTGCGCCCGGACGGCCGGTCTGCCTGCTGGGCTGCCGGGCGGCTGACCGGGCGGCCACGCGGCCGACCGGTCGCGGCCGGTCAGCGCCGACGGCCCCGCGAGGCGACGACGAGGAGATACTTCTCGAGGGCGTACTCGGGATCGCGGCTGCCGCCCTTCAGGCGCCACTCGGTCTCGGCGGCGAGATCGATCGTGCGCGCCAGATCCTCCTCGCGCCACCCCCGCACCTCGCGCTGGGCGCGCTCCACCTGCCACGGCGCCATGCCGAGCTCCTTGGCGAGGGCCCCGTTCGCGCCGCCCGCGCCGTAGACCCGCGCCATCGCACGGACCTTCATGTTCACGGCGGCCAGCAGCGGGATCGGATCGGTGCCCGTGGAGAGCGCCTGCCGCAGCAGCACGAGGGCGTCGGCGGCGCGCCCTGCCGTCGCCGCGTCCGCGACCTTGAAGCCATTGGTCTCGACCCGGCCCTCCGTGGCGCGGGTGACCTGCTCCTCCGAGATCCGCGGGCCCGCATCCGACACGAGCTGCGCACAGGCGCCCGCCAGTTCGCCGATGCCGCCGGAGTAGGCGGCCACCAGCATGCGGAGCGCGCCGGGGGACGCCTGCGCACCGAGGCGGCGGAACTCGGCCTGCGCGAACGCGAGGCGATCCTGATCCTTCTTGACCTCCGCGCAGGGGATCTCGACGCCCGACCCGGCTCCGCCTCGGACGAGGTCGAGGAGCGCCTTGCCGCGCTGCCCCGATGCATGCCGGAGCACGAGGGTCGTGTCCTCCGCGGGCGCCGCCACGTACCGCTTCGCGTCCTCGAGGAACGCATCCGAGCAGCGCTCCACTGCGTCCACGCGGATGAGGCGCGGCTCCGCGAACAGCGAGGGACTCGCGATCGTGAACAGCTCCCCCGCCGTGTACGCCGCAGCGTCGACGTCGTGCACCTCGAGGTCGGCGTGCGCCGTGCGCAGCGCGTCCCTGATGGCCTGCGACGCCCGGTCCGCGATGAAGCCCTCGGGTCCGCTGATGAGCACGACCGGCGCGGGGCGGGCCTCCGCCCAGTCGAGCTGCGGGATCTTCGCGGTGCGCTTCGCGCCCGCGCTCTTGCCTCGTGCTGTAGCCACGGCACCAGCCTACCGCCGGCATCCGACACGGCTCGGAGCCGTCGCATCCCGAGCATTCGGACCGGGCTGGACACGTCACGGCGACATGGGATATGTTGCTGGCACGGACATATACGGGTGAACACCGTCGCAAAGGAGCGATCATGACGCAACCGACTCGGGACGACCGCTTTTCCTTCGGCCTGTGGACTTTTGGCTGGCAGGCGCAGGACCAGTTCGGACGTGCGACGCGGTCCCCGATCGACACGGTCGAGGCCGTGCACCGGCTCTCCGAGCTCGGCGTCTGGGGCATGACGTTCCACGACAACGACCTCTTCCCCTTCGAGAGCTCGGAGGCGGAGCGCCGCAGCGCCATCGACCGCCTCCAGGGCGCGCTCGCGGACACCGGCCTCGTGATCCCCATGGTCACGACCGATCTCTTCAGCCACCCCGTCTTCAAGGACGGCGGTTTCACCTCGAACGATCGCGACGTCCGCCGCTTCGCGCTGCGCAAGGTGCTGCGCAACATCGATCTCGCCGCCGAGCTGGGGGCCGAGACCTTCGTCATGTGGGGCGGTCGCGAGGGCAGCGAGTACGACGCGGCCAAGGACATCCGCGCGGCGCTCGCGCGCTACCGCGAGGCCGTCGATCTGCTCTCGGAGTACGTGATCGAGCAGGGGTACGGCATCCGCTTCGCGATCGAGCCGAAGCCGAACGAGCCGCGGGGCGACATCCTGCTCCCCACGGTCGGGCACGCCCTCGGCTTCATCGAGACCCTCGCGCATCCCGAGCTCGTGGGCCTCAACCCCGAGACCGGTCACGAGCAGATGGCCGGGCTCAACTACACCCACGGCATCGCCCAGGCGCTCGACGCGGGCAAGCTCTTCCACATCGACCTCAACGGCCAGCGCGGAGTGAAGTTCGACCAGGATCTCGTCTTCGGCCACGGCGATCTCCAGAACGCCTTCTCCCTCGTCGACCTCCTCGAGTTCGGCTCGCCCGAGGGCGGGCCCACGTACACGGGCCCGCGCCACTTCGACTACAAGCCCTCGCGCACCGAGGATGCGGAGGGCGTCTGGGAGTCCGTCCGCGCGAACATGCGCATGTACCTCCTGCTCAAGGAGCGCGCCGCCTCGTTCCGAGCCGACCCCGAGGTGCAGGAGGCGCTCGCGGCCGCCCGGGTCGCCGAGCTCGCGGAGCCGACGCTCGCCGCGGGCGAGGGGCATCGCGAACTGCTCGCCGACCGCTCGGCCTTCGAGGACTTCGACGCGGCCGCATACTTCGACGGCAAGGGCTTCGGTTTCGTGCGCCTGCAGCAGCTCGCGCTCGAGCACCTCATGGGCGCCCGCTGAGTCCTCTGGCCCCCGCCCGAACGCAAAGGAGCGCGCATGCTCGTCGCCGGTGTCGATTCCTCGACGCAGAGCTGCAAGGTCGTGGTCTGCGACGCCGACACGGGACGGGTGCTCCGCGCGGGTCGGGCACCGCACCCCGACGGCACCGAGGTGGATCCCGAGGCCTGGTGGGACGCGCTCCGCGCGGCCATCGCCGAGGCCGGCGGGGTCGCCGACGCCGCGGCCATCGCGATCGGCGGCCAGCAGCACGGCATGGTCGCCCTCGACGCCGGGGGCCGTGTGATCCGGCCCGCCCTGCTCTGGAACGACACCCGGTCCGCAGCCGCCGCCGATGCGCTCCGCGCCGAGTTCGGCGACGCCGAGCTCGCGCAGCGCACCGGTCTCGTCCCCGTCGCCTCCTTCACGATCGCCAAGCTGCGCTGGCTGCGCGACGCGGAGCCGGCGGCCGCGGAACGCGTCGCCGCCGTGGCGCTGCCCCACGACTGGCTGAGCTGGCGGCTCGCCGGGTACGGCCCGGCGGGCGAGAGCCCGCGCGGCCCCGATCTCGCCGCACTGTGGACGGACCGCTCGGACGCCAGCGGCACGGGGTACTGGAGCGCGCGCACCGGCGCGTACGACCGCGGCCTCCTCGAAGCCGCGCTCGGGCACGACGCGGTGCTCCCCCGCGTGCGCTCCCCGCTCGAGACCGGCGGCACGACGGCGGGCGATCCGAGGATCGGGATCCCCGCGGGGATCCCGATCGGTCCGGGCGCCGGGGACAACGCGGCGGCGGCCCTCGGGCTCGGCGCCGGCGTCGGCGATGCCGTGATCTCGATCGGCACGAGCGGAACCGTCTTCGGCGTCGCCGAGCATCCGGTCGCCGATCCGAGCGGCACGGTCGCGGGCTTCGCCGACGCCGGCGGGGCTCAGCTGCCGCTCATCGCGACCCTCAACGCGGCGCGGGTGCTCGACACCGTCGCGGCGCTGCTCGGCGTCGATCACGACGGGCTCGGCCGGCTCGCCCTGGAGTCCCCGCCCGGGGCGGCGGGACTCGTGCTGCAGCCCTACTTCGCGGGCGAGCGCACCCCGAACCTTCCCGACGCCACCGCGACGCTCTTCGGGATGACCCTCGCCTCGACGCGGCGGGAGCACCTCGCACGGGCCGCCGTCGAGGGACTGCTGTGCGGCCTCGCGGACGGGCTCGACGCGCTCCGCGACGCCGGCCTGGAGGCGCGGACCGTCACCCTCATCGGCGGCGCCGCATTGAACCCGGCGGTGCAGCGCATCGCGGCGCAGATCCTCGGCCTCCCCGTGCGCATCCCCGCACCCGCCGAGTACGTGGCGCTCGGCGCCGCACGACAGGCCGCGTCGCTCGTGCGCGGCGCCGCGGTGCACTGGGTCTTCCCGCTCCTCGCGGAACTGGCGCCGGCGGACGAGCCGCGCATCCGGGCCCAGTACCGCGCCCGCGCGTGAGGCCGGGCCGCGTCCGTGCGTGACGCCGGGCCGCGGCGGCGCCCGCGATCACCCCGCCGGGTCGTCGAGCAGCCCCTCGAACACCCGCTCCGCGGCACCGAGCAGCACCTCGTGCGTCCGCAGACCGCCGGTGACGATCCGCACCCCCGCGGAGAGCCGGCCGAAGGAGCGATCGGCGATCCGCCGCTCCAGCCGCTCGGCTCGCGCCTCGTAGAGGGTCGCCAGGAACCCGCCGAGCACGACGAGCTCCGGGGCGAGCACGCTGATGAGGATGCCGATCCCGTCGCCGAGACGATCCACCTGCCGGTCGATCTCGCGGTGCACCGCCGGATCGGAGCTCTCGGCGACCGCCCGTTCCAACTCATCGGCGTCCAGCGACTCGGCTCCGAGCACCCGCAGCAGCGCTCCGCGCTGCACGACGCGCTCGAAGCACCCGCGCTGGCCGCAGAAGCACGGCTCGCCGTCCGGATCGAGGACGATGTGCCCGAACTCGCCGCCGAAGCCCCGGAAGCCGCGGAGCTCCTGCCCGTCGACGTACGCGCCCCCGCCGATGCCGCCGCCCGAGCCGTTGAGGTAGAGCAGATGGTCGACGCCTCGGCCCGGGCCGAACTGCCGTTCCGCGGCGGCGCCGAGCTGCGCGTCGTTCGCGACGACGGTGCGGTAGCCGATCCGCTCCTCGAGCATCGCGGCGAAGGGGACGTCCTGCCACGACAGGTTGGGCGCGAGCGCGATCACCCCGGCTGCGGCATCGACGAGCGCCGGGACGGCCGCACCGACGCCCACGACGCGGGTGCGCGCGTTCAGCTCGTCCCGCATGCCGGCGAGCACCGCCGCGATGATGTTGGCCGCCTCCTCGGGCCCCGGCCTCGTGGCCGACGTCGTGCGGACCCGCTTGTGCACCACGCCGCCGAGTCCCACCACCGCGATCACGACCGCGTCGATGTCGGGGTAGGCGGTCACCGCGACGACATCGGGGTTGACGGCGACGATCGGACTCGGCCGACCGACGCCGCTGCGCTTGGCCGGGAGCGCCTCGGAGACGAGCCCGAGCTCGCCCAGCTCGGCGACGAGCGCGGCGATCGTCGAGCGGTACAGCCCGGTGCGGCGCGTGAGCTCGGCGCGCGACTGCGGACCGTCGTAGTGGAGGGCGCGCAGGACCGTCGCGAGGTTGCCGCGCCGCACCTGCTCGTTGCTGCGCTGATGCTGATTCACCGTCGTCCCCAGTTCGCCGTCTGCCATGCGTCCATCGTCCCCCACCCCGGCGCGCACGGTGCGCCGCCGGTCCGGCGGGTCCGCCACGGCGCCGGATGACGATTCGGAAACGATCGCCGCACCGGCGCAGTCGGCGGTTGACACACTCCATCCTACTCAATAGGTTGTTAGACGCGACAAATAACCGGGCGGCAGTGACGCCACGGACACCGAGTATTTGCCGATCCATTGTTCAGAGAGGAACACTGATGAAGACCACACGGACCCGCACCCTTGCCGCACTCGCCCTCGCGGGCAGTGCGGCGCTCGCCCTCTCGGCCTGCACGTCGAGCCCGGCGGAGGAGGGCGGCGGCAGCGAAGAGGCGGCGGGCGTCGAGTGCAACGTGGGCATCTCGATGCCGACGCGCAGCCTCGAGCGCTGGATCAACGACGGCGAGCAGCTCCAGGCCTCCCTCGACGAGGCCGACTGCACGACCGACCTGCAGTACGCCGACAACAAGACCGACCAGCAGATCTCGCAGATCCAGAACCAGATCGCCGGCGGCGCGAAGATCCTCGTCATCGCCGCCATCGACGGCGAAGCGCTCGCTCCCGTGCTCGAGGAGGCGAAGAGCCAGGGCGTCACCGTGATCGCCTACGACCGGCTCATCAACGGCAGCGAGAACGTCGACTACTACGCCACCTTTGACAACTACGAGGTGGGTCAGCTCCAGGGCGAGTACATCGTCGACACCCTCGGACTCGAGGACACCGACGAGACCTTCGCTCTCGAGCCGTTCGCGGGCAGCCCCGACGACAACAACGCGAAGTTCTTCTTCTCGGGGGCCTGGGATGTGCTGCAGCCCTACGTCGAGGACGGCACGCTCACCGTGCCCTCGGGCAAGGCACCGAAGAGCGACGACGACTGGGCCTCGATCGGCATCCAGGGCTGGGACTCGGCGAAGGCCCAGGCCGAGATGGACAACCGGCTGTCCTCCTTCTACACGGGCGACGAGCGCGTCGACGTCGTGCTCTCCCCCAACGATTCGCTCGCGATCGGCATCATCGCCTCGCTGAAGTCCGCGGGGTACGCGCCGGGAGACGAGTACCCTGTGCTCACCGGCCAGGACGCCGACAAGGCGAACGTGAAGGCAATCCTCGCCGGTGAGCAGTCGATGACCGTCTGGAAGGACACGCGCACGCTCGGCGACCGCGTGTTCGAGATGATCCAGTCGATCGTCGCGGGCGAGGAGCCCGAGGTCAACGACACCGAGACCTACGACAACGGGGTGAAGGTCGTGCCGGCGTACCTCCTCCCGCCCGAGACGATCACGGCCGATCTCGTGCAGGAGAAGCTCGTGGACTCGGGCTTCGTCCAGGCGAGCGACGTCGGGCTCTGATCCGAGGCACCGCGAGCGCGCCGGGCGGCGGGGATCCCCCGCCCGGCGCGCTCCGCCCCATCCCCCATCCGCTTCCGCACAGGGAGGTCCCATGCCCGCACGTGCCATCCTGACGATGCGCGACATCGTCAAGGAGTTCGGCGGCGGCGTCCGCGCGCTCGACGGCGTCTCGCTCACCGTGGCTCCCGGCGAGGTGCACGCCATCTGCGGCGAGAACGGCGCCGGCAAGTCCACGCTCATGAAAGTGCTCTCCGGGGTGTACCCCTCCGGGAGCTACGCGGGCGAGATCGAGTTCGAAGGACGGCCGATCCGCTACCGCGGCATCTCGGACAGCGAGGCCGACGGCATCGTCATCATCCACCAGGAGCTCGCGCTCAGCCCGCACCTCTCGATCGCCGAGAACATCTTCCTCGGCAACGAGCGCGCGACGCGCGGCATCATCGACTGGAACCGCACGAACGCCGAGGCGATGGAGCTGCTCGCGCGCGTCGGGCTGGCCGAGAATCCCGCGACGCCGGTGCTCCAGCTCGGCGTCGGCAAGCAGCAGCTCGTCGAGATCGCCAAGGCGCTCGCGAAGGACGTGAAACTCCTGATCCTCGACGAACCCACGGCCGCGCTCAACGACGACGACAGCGCCCACCTGCTCGAGCTCATCGACCAGCTCCGGGAGCAGGGCATCACCTCGATCATCATCTCCCACAAGCTGGCCGAGATCCAGCGGATCGCCGACACCGTCACGATCCTCCGCGACGGCCGCAGCATCGAGACCTTCCCGATGTCCGATCCCGATGCGGGCGAGGCCCGCATCATCCGCGCCATGGTCGGGCGCGAGCTCTCCCAGCTCTTCCCGGAGCGCACTCCGAGCATCGGCGAGGAGAAGCTGCGCGTCGAGCACTGGACCGTGCGGCATCCCGTCGATCACGAGCGGCTCGTCGTCGTCGACGCGTCGTTCACCGTCCGCGCCGGCGAGATCGTCGGCTTCGCGGGCCTCATGGGGGCCGGCCGCACCGAGCTCGCGATGAGCATCTTCGGCCACAGCTACGGCACGGTGCTGTCGGGCTCCGTCTACAAGGACGGCGAGGAGATTCAGACCCGCACGATCCAGGAGGCTATCGGGCACGGGCTCGCCTACGTCACGGAGGACCGCAAGCGCTACGGGCTGAATCTCATCGGGACGATCACCTCCAACATCTCGATCGCCGGTCTCGGCTCCGTATCGCGCCGCGGCGTCGTCGATCAGCACCGCGAGTTCGCGATCGCGGACGGGTTCCGGAAGCGGATGGGGATCAAGACCCCGGACGTCTCCGTGCTCTCGGGGAAGCTCTCCGGCGGCAACCAGCAGAAGGTGGTGCTGTCGAAGTGGCTCCACACGGGGCCGGACGTGCTCATCCTCGACGAGCCGACGCGCGGCATCGACGTCGGCGCGAAGCACGAGATCTACACCCTCATCACCCAGCTCGCCGAGCAGGGCAAGGCGGTCGTGGTGATCTCCTCCGAGCTGCCCGAACTGCTCGGCCTGTCCGACCGCATCTACGCCATCGCCGAGGGCCGCGTCGCCGGGGAGCTCCCCCGGGCGGAGGCGAGCCAGGAGGCGCTCATGACCCTCATGACCTCGGGAAAGGAACGCGACGCATGAGCTCGCAGACCGCCGCGGCGCCGAAGGCGCGCCGCAAGATCAGTTTCAACGTCCGCCAGTACGGCATCCTCGTGGCGCTCGTCGTCATCGTGCTCCTGTTCCAGGTGCTCACGGCCGGCCGGCTGCTCATGCCGGGCAACGTGAACAACCTCATCCAGCAGAACGCCTACGTGCTGATCCTGGCGATCGGCATGGTCATGATCATCATCGCGGGCCACATCGATCTGTCGGTGGGATCCCTCGTGGCGATGGTCGGTGCCGTCGCGGCGATCGCGATGCAGCAGTGGGGGCTCCCCTGGTGGCTCGCGGTGCTCCTCTCCATCGCCTTCGGCGCCGTCGTCGGCGCGTGGCAGGGGTTCTGGGTCGCCTACGTCGGCATCCCGGCGTTCATCGTCACGCTCGCCGGCATGCTGCTCTTCCGAGGGCTCACCCTCGTCTTCCTGACCGGCGGCACCATCAGCGGCCTGCCCGAGCCGTTCGTCGCCATCGGCGCGAGCTGGCTGCCCGGCGTCTTCGGCGGCGTCATGCACCGCGATGCGCTGACGATGATCCTCGGTCTCCTCGCGTGCGCCTTCCTCTTCGCCGAGCGCTACCGGTCCCTCCGCAACCGCCGGAAGCTCGGACTCCCGACGGAGCCGGCACCGCTCTACTGGGGGAAGGTCGCGGCCGCCGTCGTCGCCGTCCTCGCTCTGTGCTGGATCCTCGCGGGCTACCACGGGACCCCGATCATCCTCGTGATCCTCGGCGCGCTGATCCTCGCGTACTCCTTCGTGCTCAACCGCACCGTCTTCGGTCGGCACATCTACGCGATGGGCGGCAACCGTTTCGCCGCGGAGATGAGCGGCGTGAACACCCGCCGGGTCGACTTCCTCCTCTTCGTGAACATGGGAGTCCTCGCCGCCATCGCCGGCGTCGTGAGCACGGCCCGCGCGGGCGGGGCGGTCGCCTCCGCCGGCCAGAACTACGAGCTCGACGCCATCGCAGCCGCCTTCATCGGGGGCGCGGCGGTGCAGGGCGGCGTCGGCACGATCGTCGGCGCGGTCATCGGCGGCCTCGTCATGGGCGTGCTCAACATGGGGCTGTCGATCCTGGCGGTCGACGCCGCCTGGCAGATGGCGATCAAGGGGCTCGTGCTCCTGCTCGCGGTGGCCTTCGACATCTGGAACAAGCGCCGTTCGGGACGTTGAGCCGTTCGGGGCGAGCCGGCGGGGCGGGCGCCCGTCCCTCGTCGCGGGCGGGATCGCGCGCGGACAGCGCCCCGCGCCCCGCCGAGGTCCAGACGCGGAGCGCTCCGTGCGGTCCGCTCACGGCGACGGTCCCGTCGACGTCGGTGCGCAGCGCGGCGGTGCCCGCCGTGCGCAGCAGAGCGAGCGTCTCGGCCGTCGGGTGCCCGTAGCCGTTGTCGGCGCCGACCGAGACGAGTGCGACTGCGGCGCCGACGGCGGCGTAGAGCGCCGGATCCTGATCACGGCTGCCGTGGTGCGCGACCTTCACGATATCCGCGCCGAGCACCGCCCCGGAGGCTCGCAGCGCCGCCTGCTCCTCGGCTCCGGTGTCGGCGAGGAGCAGCGCGACCGTCTCGCCGATGGTCACGCGGAGGACGAGGCTCGCGGCGTTCGTGTCCGCGGGGACGCGTCCCGACGCCGGGGCGAGCACCTCCCAGCGCATGCCGGACGCGGCGGGCGTGCCCGGGCGAGCGACTCGCTCGGGCGTGCCCGGGATCGCAGCGGACGCTGCAGTCCCGCCGGTCGTGGCGGGCGCGCTCCCCCGCTGCATCGTGCCGTCGTTCGTCAGGCCGGCCGCGGCGACCGTCGCCGGGATGCCGAACCGGGCGAGCACCGCGGGAAGCTCCCGGTCGCCGCCCTCCGCGTCCTCCCGGGAATCGGGCGCGATGAGCGCGCGGTCGATGCGCTCCGCGACCGCGGGGAGCGCACCGACATGGTCTCGGTCGTCGTGGGTGAGCACGGCGAGGGCGACGCGGCGAACCCCGAAGCGCTGGAGGCACGACGTGAGTCGCTCCGGGTCGTCGCCGGTGTCGACGAGCATCACCTCCCCCGGCCGGCGCGGATCGCGCAGCAGGAGCGCGTCCCCCTGGCCGACGTCGCAGGCGACGACGGTCCAATCGACGGGGATGGTGGCGCGCTCGACGGCGGGTGCGACGAGGGTCGGGCCGAGGAGCCCGCCGAGTGCCGCGCAGCCGAGGACCGCGACGATGACGCGGATCGGGCGAGAGAGCGGCGCCGTCGACGCCCAGGGGCGCGGCCCCGGGCGAGGCGTCTCTGCGCCCCCGCGCGCCTCCTCGCTCCGGCTCCCCGAGATTCTTCGGCTGGCGAGCAGCCAGGCGGACCCCGCCGCGAGCTCGATCACGACGAGGAGTGCGGCCCCCGCCCAGCCGGAGGGCCACGGCCACCGCGCGAACGGCAGCGACGCCGTGATCTCGGCGGTCGCGACGACCCAGCGCGAGGGGAGCTCTGCGAGGGCGAGGACCGCGTCTCCCAGGCCCTCGGACACGGGGAGCACCAGGAGCGCGATCAGGCCGAGGCCCGTGCCCAGCGGCGCGGCCGGCGCGGCGATCGCGTTCGCGAGGACGCCCACGGCGGGGATGCCGGGCTGGAGGAGGAGCAGAAGCGGGGCGCACACGATCTGGGCGACGAGCGCCACGGCGACGGGGAGCACGCACCAGCGCGGCAGCGGGATCGGACCGGCCGCGCG from Leucobacter allii carries:
- a CDS encoding MOSC domain-containing protein, producing MPQVAALYRYPVKGFTPESVTELLVRSDGRIAGDRVLAFRFAEAADPEDRDGLEYWPKAKGLALQDFPSLAALRLSYDEGARRVRITATGREAASDAGRVLVDAGLDPAGRAALASAVAEHLLDGPEGGRLRRTGRLPLALVGDGAHSRFQDRPRGYVSVHGSGSVAALGSAVGGGVDHRRFRSNIVIDGLPAWEELRWSGRVRIGGLVFRTEGPIVRCLATHANPDTGVRDLRVLTTLTRELGQEEPTLGRLLLPEGSAPARAGTPEGAVALGVIRLGDVVEVL
- the rpsT gene encoding 30S ribosomal protein S20, with the protein product MANIKSQIKRIKTNRKATERNKAYKSELRTVVRQAREAIATGDKAAAEAKVLLAGKKLDKAVSKGVIHKNQAANRKSRLAVKVAAL
- the holA gene encoding DNA polymerase III subunit delta, translating into MATARGKSAGAKRTAKIPQLDWAEARPAPVVLISGPEGFIADRASQAIRDALRTAHADLEVHDVDAAAYTAGELFTIASPSLFAEPRLIRVDAVERCSDAFLEDAKRYVAAPAEDTTLVLRHASGQRGKALLDLVRGGAGSGVEIPCAEVKKDQDRLAFAQAEFRRLGAQASPGALRMLVAAYSGGIGELAGACAQLVSDAGPRISEEQVTRATEGRVETNGFKVADAATAGRAADALVLLRQALSTGTDPIPLLAAVNMKVRAMARVYGAGGANGALAKELGMAPWQVERAQREVRGWREEDLARTIDLAAETEWRLKGGSRDPEYALEKYLLVVASRGRRR
- the xylA gene encoding xylose isomerase, which encodes MTQPTRDDRFSFGLWTFGWQAQDQFGRATRSPIDTVEAVHRLSELGVWGMTFHDNDLFPFESSEAERRSAIDRLQGALADTGLVIPMVTTDLFSHPVFKDGGFTSNDRDVRRFALRKVLRNIDLAAELGAETFVMWGGREGSEYDAAKDIRAALARYREAVDLLSEYVIEQGYGIRFAIEPKPNEPRGDILLPTVGHALGFIETLAHPELVGLNPETGHEQMAGLNYTHGIAQALDAGKLFHIDLNGQRGVKFDQDLVFGHGDLQNAFSLVDLLEFGSPEGGPTYTGPRHFDYKPSRTEDAEGVWESVRANMRMYLLLKERAASFRADPEVQEALAAARVAELAEPTLAAGEGHRELLADRSAFEDFDAAAYFDGKGFGFVRLQQLALEHLMGAR
- the xylB gene encoding xylulokinase — its product is MLVAGVDSSTQSCKVVVCDADTGRVLRAGRAPHPDGTEVDPEAWWDALRAAIAEAGGVADAAAIAIGGQQHGMVALDAGGRVIRPALLWNDTRSAAAADALRAEFGDAELAQRTGLVPVASFTIAKLRWLRDAEPAAAERVAAVALPHDWLSWRLAGYGPAGESPRGPDLAALWTDRSDASGTGYWSARTGAYDRGLLEAALGHDAVLPRVRSPLETGGTTAGDPRIGIPAGIPIGPGAGDNAAAALGLGAGVGDAVISIGTSGTVFGVAEHPVADPSGTVAGFADAGGAQLPLIATLNAARVLDTVAALLGVDHDGLGRLALESPPGAAGLVLQPYFAGERTPNLPDATATLFGMTLASTRREHLARAAVEGLLCGLADGLDALRDAGLEARTVTLIGGAALNPAVQRIAAQILGLPVRIPAPAEYVALGAARQAASLVRGAAVHWVFPLLAELAPADEPRIRAQYRARA
- a CDS encoding ROK family protein, which translates into the protein MADGELGTTVNQHQRSNEQVRRGNLATVLRALHYDGPQSRAELTRRTGLYRSTIAALVAELGELGLVSEALPAKRSGVGRPSPIVAVNPDVVAVTAYPDIDAVVIAVVGLGGVVHKRVRTTSATRPGPEEAANIIAAVLAGMRDELNARTRVVGVGAAVPALVDAAAGVIALAPNLSWQDVPFAAMLEERIGYRTVVANDAQLGAAAERQFGPGRGVDHLLYLNGSGGGIGGGAYVDGQELRGFRGFGGEFGHIVLDPDGEPCFCGQRGCFERVVQRGALLRVLGAESLDADELERAVAESSDPAVHREIDRQVDRLGDGIGILISVLAPELVVLGGFLATLYEARAERLERRIADRSFGRLSAGVRIVTGGLRTHEVLLGAAERVFEGLLDDPAG
- the chvE gene encoding multiple monosaccharide ABC transporter substrate-binding protein yields the protein MKTTRTRTLAALALAGSAALALSACTSSPAEEGGGSEEAAGVECNVGISMPTRSLERWINDGEQLQASLDEADCTTDLQYADNKTDQQISQIQNQIAGGAKILVIAAIDGEALAPVLEEAKSQGVTVIAYDRLINGSENVDYYATFDNYEVGQLQGEYIVDTLGLEDTDETFALEPFAGSPDDNNAKFFFSGAWDVLQPYVEDGTLTVPSGKAPKSDDDWASIGIQGWDSAKAQAEMDNRLSSFYTGDERVDVVLSPNDSLAIGIIASLKSAGYAPGDEYPVLTGQDADKANVKAILAGEQSMTVWKDTRTLGDRVFEMIQSIVAGEEPEVNDTETYDNGVKVVPAYLLPPETITADLVQEKLVDSGFVQASDVGL
- the mmsA gene encoding multiple monosaccharide ABC transporter ATP-binding protein — its product is MPARAILTMRDIVKEFGGGVRALDGVSLTVAPGEVHAICGENGAGKSTLMKVLSGVYPSGSYAGEIEFEGRPIRYRGISDSEADGIVIIHQELALSPHLSIAENIFLGNERATRGIIDWNRTNAEAMELLARVGLAENPATPVLQLGVGKQQLVEIAKALAKDVKLLILDEPTAALNDDDSAHLLELIDQLREQGITSIIISHKLAEIQRIADTVTILRDGRSIETFPMSDPDAGEARIIRAMVGRELSQLFPERTPSIGEEKLRVEHWTVRHPVDHERLVVVDASFTVRAGEIVGFAGLMGAGRTELAMSIFGHSYGTVLSGSVYKDGEEIQTRTIQEAIGHGLAYVTEDRKRYGLNLIGTITSNISIAGLGSVSRRGVVDQHREFAIADGFRKRMGIKTPDVSVLSGKLSGGNQQKVVLSKWLHTGPDVLILDEPTRGIDVGAKHEIYTLITQLAEQGKAVVVISSELPELLGLSDRIYAIAEGRVAGELPRAEASQEALMTLMTSGKERDA
- the mmsB gene encoding multiple monosaccharide ABC transporter permease, whose protein sequence is MSSQTAAAPKARRKISFNVRQYGILVALVVIVLLFQVLTAGRLLMPGNVNNLIQQNAYVLILAIGMVMIIIAGHIDLSVGSLVAMVGAVAAIAMQQWGLPWWLAVLLSIAFGAVVGAWQGFWVAYVGIPAFIVTLAGMLLFRGLTLVFLTGGTISGLPEPFVAIGASWLPGVFGGVMHRDALTMILGLLACAFLFAERYRSLRNRRKLGLPTEPAPLYWGKVAAAVVAVLALCWILAGYHGTPIILVILGALILAYSFVLNRTVFGRHIYAMGGNRFAAEMSGVNTRRVDFLLFVNMGVLAAIAGVVSTARAGGAVASAGQNYELDAIAAAFIGGAAVQGGVGTIVGAVIGGLVMGVLNMGLSILAVDAAWQMAIKGLVLLLAVAFDIWNKRRSGR